The Mauremys mutica isolate MM-2020 ecotype Southern chromosome 1, ASM2049712v1, whole genome shotgun sequence genome has a segment encoding these proteins:
- the LOC123362165 gene encoding olfactory receptor 51G2-like: MPTCNKTDISPAMFLLAGIPGLEADGPWISIPFSSLYLIAILGNSLILFVIKTQQNLHQPMYLFLSMLSATDLGLSVSTLPTMLSVFMFNTREIGIDVCLTQVFFIHTFSVMESSVLLAMAFDRFVAIRHPLKYASTLTSARIRNIGLAIIIRGSGLHIPAVILLKRLPYSKIQPLSYSYCLHPDVMKITCADTTPSSFYGLFIVLSSLGLDSVLIILSYIMIFKTVQSITSWQERLKALNTCVSHICATLLFYTPLISLSMIHRFKTKALPQSQILLSYLHLLLPPVINPIVYSIKTKELRKRIMKIFQNYSTNRLQWGTELVLSR, encoded by the coding sequence ATCAGTCCTGCAATGTTCCTCCTGGCAGGAATTCCAGGGCTGGAAGCTGATGGCCCCTGGATCTCCATCCCTTTCTCTTCCCTGTACCTCATTGCAATTTTAGGAAATAGTCTGATTCTGTTTGTGATCAAGACACAGCAGAATCTCCATCAGCCCATGTACTTGTTCCTTTCTATGTTGTCTGCCACCGACCTTGGTTTATCTGTTTCCACCTTGCCAACAATGCTCAGCGTCTTCATGTTTAACACCAGAGAAATTGGCATTGATGTCTGCCTGACCCAGGTTTTCTTTATTCACACTTTTTCCGTCATGGAATCCTCTGTACTATTAGCCATGGCATTTGACCGCTTTGTTGCAATACGCCACCCGCTGAAATACGCTTCGACTTTAACCAGTGCTAGGATAAGAAACATAGGGCTGGCAATAATAATCAGGGGTAGTGGTCTGCATATCCCAGCTGTCATTCTTCTCAAGAGGTTGCCCTACAGCAAGATCCAACCTCTCTCTTATTCATATTGTTTGCATCCAGATGTTATGAAGATAACCTGTGCAGATACTACGCCCAGCAGCTTCTATGGTTTGTTTATTGTCCTTTCTTCTCTTGGATTAGACTCAGTGCTCATAATTTTGTCTTACATCATGATCTTTAAGACTGTGCAGAGTATCACATCCTGGCAAGAGCGTCTCAAGGCTTTGAACACCTGTGTCTCCCAcatctgtgccaccctgcttTTCTACACCCCGCTGATCAGTTTGTCTATGATTCACAGGTTCAAGACAAAGGCTCTTCCTCAGAGTCAAATTCTTCTGTCTtatctccacctcctcctccccccggtgATCAATCCCATTGTATACAGCATAAAAACCAAGGAGCTTCGTAAACGGATCATGAAGATCTTTCAAAACTATTCCACTAACAGGCTCCAGTGGGGCACTGAGTTGGTTCTGTCACGCTGA